The following are encoded together in the Elusimicrobiota bacterium genome:
- a CDS encoding cyclic nucleotide-binding domain-containing protein: MRPEEAKQLTEVLKQVDFLTYLSFSDMESIADSVYHVKYRKGQTIIRQDDEGDTFFLIVKGKVSVVLEEGFSNKKLLKHLGPGEYFGEMSLLTGAPRTATIVADEDSEFFVLHKLDFKRTLQKNPAIADLIGRTFSHRKLQLTLKGSSEVTPEGMSDKIKKFFGI; the protein is encoded by the coding sequence ATGCGCCCGGAAGAAGCTAAACAATTAACCGAAGTACTAAAACAAGTGGATTTTTTAACCTATCTATCGTTTAGTGATATGGAATCCATAGCGGATAGTGTTTACCATGTAAAGTACCGCAAAGGACAAACGATTATCCGTCAGGATGACGAAGGAGATACATTCTTTTTGATAGTGAAAGGTAAAGTATCCGTTGTTCTAGAAGAAGGGTTTAGTAATAAAAAGTTACTAAAACACCTTGGTCCTGGCGAATACTTTGGAGAGATGTCGTTACTAACTGGCGCACCACGGACCGCCACGATTGTTGCTGATGAAGATTCTGAATTTTTTGTACTGCACAAACTTGATTTCAAGCGTACACTCCAAAAAAATCCGGCAATAGCAGACCTCATAGGCCGGACGTTTTCACATAGGAAGTTACAGTTAACACTCAAAGGCAGTTCTGAAGTCACACCGGAAGGTATGTCGGACAAGATAAAGAAATTTTTTGGGATCTAG
- the ilvN gene encoding acetolactate synthase small subunit, translated as MRRTISALVENKPGVLARIATLFAARGFNIDSLVVGETEDPSLSRMTIIVRGDDRILEQVEKQLNKLIDVVKVMDFSAVDHIERDLALVKVKIDKNTRFEVLQTADIFRAKIIDVGQETVIVEVTGDEDKIKAFLDLVKPYGIKELVRTGVVAVARGSNPAGGSTVKKSVEHK; from the coding sequence ATGCGGAGAACAATTTCCGCGTTAGTAGAGAACAAACCCGGTGTCCTTGCGAGGATCGCAACACTATTCGCAGCACGCGGGTTTAATATCGACTCACTGGTCGTTGGTGAAACTGAAGACCCGTCGTTGTCACGGATGACAATCATTGTCCGCGGGGATGATCGTATACTCGAACAGGTGGAGAAACAGTTGAATAAACTCATCGATGTGGTTAAAGTTATGGATTTCAGTGCAGTTGACCATATTGAACGCGACCTTGCGCTGGTTAAAGTTAAGATTGACAAAAATACGAGGTTTGAAGTATTACAGACCGCCGATATTTTTCGTGCAAAAATTATTGATGTCGGGCAGGAAACTGTTATCGTGGAAGTAACCGGGGACGAGGATAAAATCAAAGCTTTCCTTGACCTCGTAAAACCTTATGGGATAAAAGAACTTGTCCGTACAGGCGTTGTGGCGGTAGCCCGGGGCAGTAATCCAGCAGGTGGTAGTACAGTTAAAAAAAGTGTGGAACATAAATAA